Proteins from a genomic interval of Zingiber officinale cultivar Zhangliang chromosome 1B, Zo_v1.1, whole genome shotgun sequence:
- the LOC122047439 gene encoding histone H2B-like, with protein sequence MAPKAEKKPAEKKPASSDKPAEEKEKKTAAEKAPAEKKPKAGKRLPSKDGAAAAGDKKKKKAKKGTETYKIYIFKVLKQVHPDIGISSKAMSIMNSFINDIFEKLAQEASRLARYNKKPTITSREIQTSVRLVLPGELAKHAVSEGTKAVTKFTSS encoded by the coding sequence ATGGCTCCCAAGGCCGAGAAGAAGCCCGCGGAGAAGAAGCCCGCTTCCTCCGACAAGCCGGCggaggaaaaggagaagaagaccgCGGCCGAGAAGGCCCCGGCGGAGAAGAAGCCCAAGGCCGGAAAGCGTCTCCCTTCCAAGGACGGTGCCGCTGCCGCAGGcgacaagaaaaagaagaaggccaagAAGGGTACTGAGACCTACAAGATTTACATATTCAAGGTGCTCAAGCAGGTGCACCCAGATATTGGCATCTCCAGCAAAGCCATGTCGATTATGAACTCGTTCATCAACGATATCTTCGAGAAGCTCGCGCAGGAGGCCTCGCGCCTTGCCCGCTACAACAAGAAGCCCACCATCACGTCCCGTGAGATCCAGACCTCCGTCCGTCTCGTCCTCCCCGGTGAGCTCGCCAAGCATGCGGTCTCCGAGGGCACCAAGGCCGTGACCAAGTTTACCAGCTCTTAA
- the LOC122047430 gene encoding 5-oxoprolinase-like: MGSLKEGKFRFCIDRGGTFTDIYAEVPGQSEGCVMKLLSVDPLNYDDAPIEGIRRILEEFTGQKIPRSSKIPTEKIEWIRMGTTVATNALLERKGERIALCVTRGFRDLLQIGNQARPKIFDLTVSKPSNLYEEVVEVDERIELVIDEKNVTSSIEGISGELVKVTKPIDIDGLRYSLKHLLDKGIYCLAVVLMHSYTYPQHEILVEKLALSMGFRHVSLSSALTPMVRAVPRGLTATVDAYLTPVIKEYLTGFMSRFEDGANKVNVLFMQSDGGLAPEQRFSGHKAVLSGPAGGVVGYSQTLFELETSKPLIGFDMGGTSTDVSRYDGSYEQVLETQIAGAIIQAPQLAINTVAAGGGSKLKFQFGSFHVGPESVGAHPGPVCYRKGGELAVTDANLILGTVIPDFFPSIFGPNEDQPLDVEATRKEFTKLALDINSYRKSQDSSVKNMTIEEIALGFVNVANETMCRPIRQLTEMKGHETKNHALACFGGAGPQHACAIARSLGMSEVLIHRFCGILSAYGMGLADVVEEAQEPYSAVYSTDSVLEASRRESVLLTQVRGKLRDQGFGEESIKTETYLNLRYEGTDTAIMVKKPTGVDDYAVEFERIFQKEYGFKLQNRKILICDARVRGVGVTNIMKPRELETSRTSPQPEGSYKIFFGKEWYQTPLFKLEKLGYGHVLPGPAIIMNGNSTVIVEPNCVASITRYGNIRIEIHSASATVDITEKVADVVQLSIFNHRFMGIAEQMGRTLQRTSISTNIKERLDFSCALFGPDGGLVANAPHVPVHLGAMSSTVCWQLEYWNDDLHEGDVLVTNHPSAGGSHLPDITVITPVFDNDKLVFFVASRGHHAEIGGITPGSMPPFSKSLWEEGATIKAFKLVKGGIFQEEGIINLLINPCSDEKSSNKIPGTRRIQDNLSDLRAQVAANQRGITLIKELIDQYGLSTVQSYMNYVQKNAEEAVREMLKAVAAKLERETGSTVVEEEDYMDDGSIIHLKLSIDAKNGEATFDFEGTSSEVYGNWNAPQAVTAAAVIYCLRCLVDVDIPLNQGCLAPVTIHIPDGSFLSPSDKAAVVGGNVLTSQRVTDVILTSFQACACSQGCMNNLTFGDDTFGYYETIGGGSGAGPTWDGTSGVQCHMTNTRMTDPEIFEQRYPVLLHKFGLRENSGGAGYHRGGDGLVREIEFRKQIVVSILSERRVHAPRGLKGGKDGARGTNYLIKRDKRRVYLGGKNTVKVDAGEILQICTPGGGGFGSPL, encoded by the coding sequence ATGGGAAGCTTAAAGGAGGGGAAGTTCAGGTTTTGCATTGACAGAGGAGGAACATTTACTGATATCTATGCTGAAGTCCCTGGACAATCAGAAGGGTGTGTTATGAAACTCTTATCAGTGGATCCTCTGAACTATGATGATGCTCCTATTGAAGGAATACGGAGAATCCTGGAAGAGTTCACTGGTCAAAAGATTCCTAGATCATCCAAGATCCCTACTGAGAAGATTGAGTGGATCCGGATGGGCACTACTGTTGCAACAAATGCTCTCCTAGAAAGGAAAGGGGAGCGTATTGCTCTTTGTGTGACTCGTGGATTCAGAGATTTGCTCCAGATTGGTAACCAAGCGCGGCCGAAGATCTTTGACCTTACAGTTTCAAAACCATCAAATCTCTATGAGGAAGTTGTGGAGGTTGATGAGAGGATTGAACTTGTCATCGACGAGAAGAATGTGACTTCTTCGATTGAAGGCATATCTGGGGAGCTTGTCAAGGTGACAAAGCCCATCGACATAGATGGGCTGCGCTATTCTCTGAAACATCTGCTTGACAAAGGAATATACTGTTTGGCTGTTGTCTTAATGCATTCCTACACCTACCCTCAGCACGAAATTTTGGTCGAGAAGTTAGCACTGAGTATGGGTTTCAGGCATGTGTCTTTATCTTCAGCTTTGACTCCCATGGTCCGAGCTGTGCCTCGAGGTCTAACTGCTACTGTGGATGCCTATCTGACACCTGTTATTAAAGAATACCTCACAGGATTTATGTCTAGGTTTGAAGATGGTGCCAATAAGGTAAATGTCTTGTTTATGCAATCAGATGGTGGTCTTGCACCAGAACAAAGGTTCTCTGGGCATAAAGCTGTCCTGTCGGGTCCTGCAGGGGGTGTTGTTGGTTACTCTCAAACCCTCTTTGAACTCGAAACATCTAAACCTCTCATTGGATTTGATATGGGTGGCACGTCTACTGATGTTAGTCGCTATGATGGAAGCTATGAGCAAGTACTTGAGACCCAAATTGCCGGGGCAATAATTCAAGCACCACAGCTTGCCATAAACACTGTGGCTGCCGGTGGTGGCTCCAAGCTTAAGTTTCAATTTGGTTCTTTCCATGTAGGTCCTGAGTCAGTTGGTGCACACCCTGGCCCAGTATGTTACAGAAAAGGTGGGGAATTAGCAGTCACAGATGCTAATTTAATATTGGGAACTGTTATTCCTGACTTTTTCCCTTCCATCTTTGGACCAAATGAGGATCAGCCTTTGGACGTGGAAGCCACCAGAAAAGAATTCACCAAGTTAGCACTTGATATAAATTCTTACAGAAAGAGCCAAGATTCTTCAGTAAAGAATATGACAATTGAAGAAATTGCTCTTGGATTTGTGAATGTCGCTAACGAAACAATGTGTAGGCCTATTCGTCAGCTAACAGAAATGAAAGGCCATGAGACAAAAAATCATGCACTTGCTTGCTTTGGGGGTGCAGGTCCACAGCATGCCTGTGCTATAGCCAGGTCACTGGGTATGTCTGAAGTCCTTATTCACCGATTTTGTGGAATATTGAGTGCTTATGGAATGGGCTTGGCTGATGTTGTTGAGGAGGCACAGGAACCATATTCTGCAGTTTATAGCACTGATAGTGTTCTAGAGGCATCTCGAAGGGAGTCTGTCCTGTTAACTCAAGTTAGAGGAAAACTCAGGGATCAAGGTTTTGGGGAAGAAAGCATCAAGACAGAAACATATTTGAACCTGAGATACGAGGGTACAGATACAGCCATCATGGTAAAAAAACCAACAGGTGTGGATGATTATGCAGTTGAATTTGAAAGGATCTTCCAGAAAGAGTATGGATTCAAGCTGCAGAATAGGAAAATTCTGATTTGTGATGCCAGGGTTCGTGGTGTAGGTGTCACAAACATCATGAAGCCTAGGGAGTTGGAAACATCTCGTACCAGTCCTCAACCAGAAGGATCATACAAGATTTTCTTTGGCAAAGAGTGGTATCAGACCCCATTATTCAAGCTAGAGAAGTTAGGATACGGTCATGTGCTGCCTGGTCCTGCAATCATTATGAATGGTAATAGTACAGTAATTGTGGAACCTAATTGTGTAGCAAGCATTACTAGGTATGGTAATATAAGAATTGAGATCCACTCTGCCTCGGCCACTGTTGATATCACAGAAAAGGTCGCGGATGTTGTGCAACTTTCTATATTCAACCATCGGTTTATGGGGATTGCTGAGCAGATGGGTCGGACTCTCCAGAGAACTTCGATTTCTACCAATATAAAGGAGAGGCTGGATTTTTCTTGTGCCCTTTTTGGCCCGGACGGAGGGCTTGTTGCTAACGCTCCTCATGTCCCAGTTCATCTGGGAGCCATGTCAAGCACAGTTTGTTGGCAATTAGAATATTGGAACGACGATCTTCATGAAGGGGATGTTCTTGTTACTAATCATCCTTCGGCAGGAGGAAGCCATCTTCCTGACATAACCGTCATAACTCCTGTTTTTGACAATGACAAATTGGTTTTCTTTGTGGCCAGCAGAGGACACCATGCAGAAATTGGTGGGATAACTCCAGGAAGCATGCCACCATTCTCAAAATCTTTATGGGAGGAGGGTGCTACGATTAAAGCATTCAAACTTGTTAAAGGGGGTATCTTCCAAGAAGAGGGAATAATTAACCTGCTTATAAATCCATGTTCTGATGAAAAGTCGAGCAACAAAATCCCAGGAACTCGCAGGATTCAAGACAATCTTTCTGATCTCCGTGCTCAAGTAGCCGCAAACCAGAGAGGCATTACACTGATCAAAGAACTCATCGATCAGTATGGCTTATCAACTGTTCAATCATACATGAACTATGTTCAGAAAAATGCTGAAGAAGCTGTAAGAGAGATGCTTAAAGCAGTCGCAGCAAAGTTGGAACGAGAAACGGGATCCACTGTAGTCGAGGAAGAAGACTATATGGATGATGGTTCTATTATCCACTTGAAGCTCAGTATTGACGCAAAAAATGGCGAAGCTACTTTCGACTTTGAAGGGACTAGCTCAGAAGTTTATGGCAATTGGAATGCCCCTCAGGCAGTAACGGCAGCAGCAGTTATATACTGCCTTCGCTGCTTGGTGGATGTGGACATACCACTAAATCAAGGTTGCCTGGCTCCTGTAACAATTCACATTCCTGACGGTTCTTTTCTTTCACCAAGTGACAAGGCAGCGGTAGTCGGTGGCAATGTGCTCACGTCTCAGAGGGTTACGGATGTTATTCTGACTTCATTCCAAGCGTGTGCCTGTTCCCAGGGTTGCATGAATAATCTAACGTTCGGGGATGACACCTTTGGTTACTATGAGACCATTGGAGGCGGAAGCGGTGCAGGGCCAACTTGGGATGGAACTAGTGGAGTCCAATGCCACATGACCAACACTAGGATGACAGATCCGGAAATATTTGAGCAGCGATATCCTGTTCTTCTTCACAAGTTTGGACTACGAGAAAACAGTGGCGGTGCTGGGTATCACAGAGGTGGAGATGGACTGGTTCGGGAAATAGAGTTCAGGAAACAGATTGTGGTCAGCATCCTTTCTGAGAGGCGAGTACATGCACCGAGGGGCCTAAAAGGTGGAAAAGATGGCGCACGCGGTACGAACTATCTGATCAAGAGAGACAAGCGAAGGGTGTATCTAGGTGGGAAAAACACTGTGAAGGTGGATGCTGGAGAGATTCTCCAGATATGTACTCCTGGCGGTGGTGGTTTCGGCTCTCCCCTCTGA